The following is a genomic window from Aquificota bacterium.
CTTGCCAACAGGGTCTCCATTGTGGTAGAAACGGGCGAGGCAAGGGACACACACCATATGGCATGCCTTATAGGCTATGGAGCTTCTGCTATATATCCATACCTTATGTATGAGCTTATAGGTGAGCTTTGTCAAAAGGGTGAGATAAAGGTGCCTTATGATAAGGCCTTGTTCAACTACAAAAAAGCCTTGGAGGATGGGCTTTTAAAGATAATGTCCAAGATGGGTATATCCACCCTCAATTCTTATCAAGGTGCCAAAATATTTGATACGGTGTGCCTAAACAGAGACTTTGTGGAGGAGTATTTCCCGGGAACTCCAACAACCCTTGAGTCTGATGGCATCTTTGAAATCCAAAACAGCCTTTTGGCAAGGCATGATGCGGCCTATGAGACAGATAGCCCACAGCTTGACTATGGTGGTGATATGAAGTTTAGGAAGGGGGGCCAATACCACGCCTGGTCTCCTTTTGTGGTAAGGGCTTTGCACAAGTTTTTAGAGACAAAGGATTATAAGGATTACAAGGAGTTTTCCCGTATAGCCAACGAAGAGCATCCCACCTTTATAAGGCACCTTTTGGACTACAAGAGGGCAGAAAAGCCTATACCCATAGAAGAAGTAGAACCCGTAGAGAGCATTCTTAAAAGGTTTGTAACGGGCGGTATGTCCTTGGGAGCTTTGTCTCCCGAGGCTCATGAAGTAATAGCGGAAGCCTGCAACAGGCTTGGTATGAAGAGCAACTCTGGAGAGGGTGGAGAGGACCCAGCAAGGTATTGGACCATAAAGAACTCCGCCATAAAGCAAGTGGCCTCTGGGCGTTTTGGTGTAACACCTACCTACTTGGCTTCCGCCAAAGATATTGAGATAAAGATAGCACAAGGTGCAAAGCCTGGAGAGGGTGGCCAACTTCCCGGAAAGAAGGTAAACGAGTATATAGCAAGGCTAAGGCATGCCCAGCCGGGCATAACCCTTATCTCCCCACCACCACACCACGATATATACTCCATAGAGGATTTGGCACAGCTTATAAACGACTTAAAAGAGTCAAACCCACAGGCTAAGGTATGCGTCAAGCTTGTGGCCGAAACGGGTGTGGGAACCATAGCTGCCGGTGTGGCAAAGGCCTATGCAGATATAGTGCAGATAAGCGGTGCGGAAGGCGGAACGGGCGCAAGCCCCTACTCCTCCATAAAGAACGCAGGAAACTACTGGGAGATAGGCCTCTCTGAAACTCAAAGGGTCTTGATGGAAAACAACCTAAGGGACAAGGTAAGGCTTAGGGTGGATGGTGGCATGAGGACTGGTAAGGATGTGATCATAGCTGCCCTTCTTGGTGCGGAGGAGTTTGGCTTTGGCACGGCGGCCATGATAGCGGAAGGTTGTGTGATGGCAAGGCTTTGCCACACCAATCAATGTCCCACAGGTGTGGCCACCCAAGACCCCAAATACAGGGAGAAGTTTAAAGGAAAGGTGGAAAACGTAATGGCCTACTTTAGGGCTGTGGCGCAAGAGGTGAGGGAAATATTGGCGGAGATGGGAGTAAGGTCTCTTGATGAGATAATAGGAAGGAGAGACTTGCTTGATATAAAAACTTACGACCACATACCCGGTTCCAAGAGGGTAAAACTGGAAGAGTTTTTAAAGGAGGGCTATCCCAAAGACAAACCCTTAAGGTGTATGCAGGAGAGGAACGACAACCCAAGAAGGAGCGACCTGGCAAAGAGGCTGGAGGAGGAGGTTCTTCCATACATAGAAAGGGGAGAAAGGTTTTACGGAGAGTATACTATAAGGAACGTAGACAGAAGCGTGCCTACAAGGCTTGCTTATTACATAGCCTTAAAGTATAGAGATGAAGGCCTTCCTGAGGATACCATACAGCTTGTCTTTAAAGGCACTGCAGGCCAGAGCTTTGGAGCCTTCAACCACAAAGGAATGTCCTTGACCCTTATAGGTGATGCCAACGACTATGTAGGTAAGGGCATGTACGGTGGAAGGATAGTCATAAGGCCTTACGATGTGGAGGACACTCAAAACCATGTGATCATGGGCAATACATGCCTTTATGGTGCCACAGGTGGTGAGCTATACGCCAGCGGAAAGGCTGGAGAGAGGTTTGCAGTAAGGAACAGTGGAGCTATGGCGGTGGTGGAAGGTGCTGGCATGCACTGCTGTGAGTATATGACCGGTGGTGTGGTAGTGGTCCTTGGCCCTGTGGGAATGAACTTTGGAGCGGGAATGACCGGAGGCTATGCCTACGTTCTTGATGAAGATATAGACCTTAAGATAAACAAGGATTATGTGATTACGAGGGAGCTTTTGGATGCCGAAAGGGAAGAGCTAAGAGGTCTAATAGAAAAGCATGCGGGCTATACACAAAGCCCATGGGCCAAGCATATATTGGAAAACTGGGAGGACTTTGTGGAAAGGTTTAGAAAGGTTATGCCCATTGAGCAGTGCAAGAGGGACCCCTATGGCATTACAGACCAGTGTGAGATAGAGGTTCAAAAATAAGGGCAGTAAGGCTTTTCTCCTTTGCCCTCTATGACTCTGGAGAAACCATCTTAGGAGCCCTCCTCTTCTCCACCCTTTACCCCCTCTATATTACCCAGCACATAGACGTAAAAACCTATTCAACCCTCTATGGCCTTGCCTTTTTACTTTCCTTTTTTATTGCCCTAAGGCTTAGCAAAGTGGCAGATTACAGAGGCCTAAGGAAGACATTCTTCAGCCTCTTTAGCCTTCTCATACCACTTGTTTGCTTTGCCCTCTACCTTTCCTTTCACAGTGTAGAATTGAACTTCCTCCTTTACCTTCTTTTGGCCATCATCCACCAGCAGGCCATGCTCTTTTATAACTCCTTGCTAAAAATCTTTGAGACAAAAGGGACGGCCTCCGGCCTTGGTGTGGCCTTGGGCTACGTTGGCTCTGCGGTGGCTTTAATACTTTTTGCACCAAGGCTTAGCCTTCCCACAGCCTTCATCTTCATAGCCCTTATCTTTTTCCTTTTGTCCCTTCCTTCCCTAATTTACCTCACAGAACCAAAAGAAAGACAGATCATAAGCATAAGGGAGGTTCTAAAGGACAAAAACTTTCTTTTAACCATGGCATCCATGCTTTTGCTTATGGAGCTTGCCAATACCATGATAGCCATGATGGGGGTCTATTTGAGGGAGGTCTATGGGCTAAAGGAGGGGGAGATATACAGGACCATAGGCCTTTCGGCCATTGGCGGTGTGCTTGGAGGCCTTCTGTGGGGAAGGCTTACAGATAGAATTTCGGCCAACAGGCTTTTCCCTTTTGGCTTTTTTCTTTGGAGTGCCTTTTTAATACTCCTTTTCTTCACGCCAAGGTCCATGATACTCCTACTTGGCCTCTTTGCAGGCCTTTCCCTCTCCCACCTTTGGACCACATCAAGAGTGCTTCTTATTGAAAAATTCACAAAGGGAGACATAGCCATAAGGTTTTCTTTCTATTCCCTTAGCGAGCGTATAGCCTCAAGCTTGGGCCTCTTAAGCTGGTCCCTATTACTCTATCTTACAGGCGGAAACTACAGGCTTTCTGCCCTTCTCATGCTTGTCTTTCCCATTCTGGGCTTTGTCATATACAAGCTTTCAAACAGGAGGCCTCAGATATATGGGTTCTAAAAGCACGGGGTTATCACCACCATAGCCTTCCATTAACCTTTTGTATGCCCAAAGGCCACCATAGAGGGAAAAGGGAAAAAACTCAAGAGAGATATCTCCCAGGCCTTGACCGCTTAGCCCTACCACCTTTATGCTTTCCGGCAAGCTTTTTAAAACCTCTATCTCCCCTATCTTCCCATCTTTGCATCTTCTACAAAATATCTGGTTGCTAACTTTGAGTGCCACACAAAACTCCCCTTCCCTTTTTAGAAAGTGGCACATCATATAGAGGTTTTCATAGCCCACTATGGGCTTTTTGGTAAGGTATGCCAAGGTCTTCATAAAGGTTATGCCTATCCTCAAGGAGGTCAAATAGCCCACCCCCAAAGAGACGGCGAAGGCATCCATATGCTCTGGCTCTACGCCAAGGCTTTTCAGCAAAGAAGGCAGATGTTCTAAGGTCTTTTTCCCATCATCCACATAGTGGTGCAAGACCACCTTGCCATCCTCTATAAGGGTGAGGTTTATAAAAGAAAAGGAAGTGTCAAGGGATAGTAGCCTCATGGGTGTGTTTATTTTACAATAGATAGTGTATGGAAGGAAGGCATAAGGCGAGATTGATCATAGGTGATAGTAGGAGTATGGCTGAAGTAAAGGATGGGGAAGTGGATTTAATCATAACATCTCCGCCTTACTGGCATTTAAAGGATTATGGAGTTAAAGGACAGATAGGATACGGTCAAACTCTCCATGAATACCTTACAGACCTATATATGGTATGGAAGGAGTGTTTTAGGGTGCTTCGGGAGGGCGGTAGGCTATGTATAAACATTGGAGATCAATTTTCAAGAGCTGTTGTATATGGAAGGTATAAGGTTATACCTATCCATGCCGAGATAATAAGCCAGTGCGAAAGTATAGGCTTTGATTACCTTGGCTCTATAATATGGCAAAAAAAGACCACCATGAACACCACAGGCGGAGCTGTAGTTATGGGTTCCTTTCCTTATCCACCTAATGGCATAGTGGAAATAGACTATGAGTTTATTCTCATATTTAAAAAACCTGGTAAGAATAAGATTGTGCCAAAGGAAATAAAAGAGGCTTCAAAGCTTACAAAAGAGGAATGGAAAGAATATTTTTCTGGGCATTGGCGGTTTGCAGGGGCTAAGAAGATAGGCCACGAGGCTATGTTTCCAGAAGAGCTTCCAAAAAGGCTTATAAAAATGTTTTCCTTTGTAGGCGATACGGTGCTAGACCCCTTTCTTGGTAGTGGAACCACTATGAAGGTTGCAATGGAATTAAACAGAAAAGCCATAGGCTACGAGATAAACAAAGAATTTCTTAGTCTAATCTTGTCAAAAATAGGAGATGCTAATCAGATTGACATTATTGAAAGAGAAGTTGATATTGTAAATAAGCCACCCATAGAATATTTACCAAGAATAAAAGATGCTAAACCGCTTATAGAACCAAAGAGTTTTAACTTTAATGGAGAAAGGTTATATAAAGTTATTAGAATTTTAAATGAAGAAACTATTGAGACCAATACAGGTTTAAATATAAAGTTCCTGGGGGTTAAAGTCATAGATAGAGAAAGGACGCTGAAGTATTTAAAGGATTATATTCTTGGAAAGGAAATATTCATAAGAAATTACCAAGTGCTTGATGAACATACAGTAAAAGCTTATGTTTATTTAAAAAATAAAATCTTTGTAAATGCCTACCTTTTAAAATCCGGCTTAGCACTGCCAGACTTATCTGAAAACCACCTTTATAAGAAAAAATTTATCAAACTATGGCAGGAGGTATCCAGTGGGGAAAGAGTGGATACTTAACATAGCAACCAATAGATGGGGCTATAACAAGAAAAAGTATGTAGGCCCTGTAGCAGAATGGATTCGTGAAGCTTCTCCTAAGAATTTGGAAGAATGGAAGGAACGTTATTATGAAAAATTATTAGAAAAGCTTAAAAGTGAAGGTGTGGATTTAACTCCTGATGAGTATCTTGAAAACTTAGGACAGAAGTTATATGTAAAAATTTCGGAGGTGCTACAGTCAGAAATATCTGAAATAACGCAGGAGGATTGTATAAGTTATATAAAAGAGCTGGTACTTAACAGAACTTATGAAGGGTATAGAACAGAGATTGATACCATATACGGACAATTGGCGGATTATCTTGGCGTTGAGATAAGGCCCGCTCCAGACGAGTGGGACAGGTTATACAATGTAGATTTTTATATAGAGGTTGATGGAAAGTATATAGGCTTGCAAATAAAACCCATAACTTATAAACACACATCTAATATTCATAAATGGGAGGATATACTGAAGAGAACTCATGAAAAATTTAAAAGTGAATTTGGGGGAAGTGTTTTTATAGTCTTTTCAATAAAAGAAAAAGATAAAAAGGTGATATATAACAAAGAAATTGTAGAAGAGATAAGAAAAGAAATTGAGAGATTGAAAGGAGAGCAGGGTAAGTAAGGTGGCTATGATCTTTGATATGGAAAGGCCTGAGGGCTTTGACCCTTATGAGGTGCTTACAAGCCTTGTGGTGCCAAGGCCCATAGCATGGGTATCTTCTATGAGCCAGGAGGGCCTTTTGAACCTTGCACCCTTTAGCTTTTACAATGCGGTATGCGATGAGCCACCGGTTATCCTTATATCTATAAGCAAAAGGGAGGACGGTAGCAGGAAGGACACAGCGAGGAACATCCTTAGCACAGGCGAGTTTGTGATAAATCTTGTCTCAGAAGAGCTAATCAAAGAGGTGAAGATAAGCTCGGAAGACTTTCCACCAGAGGTAAGCGAGTTTGAAAGGGCTGGCCTTGAGCCGGCAGAAAGCTATAAGGTAAGGGTGCCAAGGGTGGCAAGGGCTAAAGCATGGCTTGAATGTAGGCTTTTAAAACACGAAGAACTTTTTGGCTATGACCTCATCTTTGGCAGGGTCCTTTTGGCCGGTGCAGAAAGCCTAAATGTGTGGTCCTTGAGGCCTGTTGGTAGGGTCTTTGGAGGCTTTTGTAAAATCATTGAGATAAATCAAGAACTTTAAGGCATTTCAAGATTAAAATAAATATTGCAATGGCTAAGGTAAAGATAAACGGAAAGGTGTTGGAAATTCCGGCGGGCGTAAAGTTTGGCGAATACCATCATGAGATAGAAAAGGCTGGGGTTGAGTTTGGTTGCACCGACGGTCAGTGTGGTGTTTGTGTATGCACTGTGGTAAAGGGGCTTGAGTGCCTGGCAGAGCCTTCCGAGCAGGAGGAAGAAACCCTCTGGCGCATAGGAGAGTATGAGGAGAACAGGAGGCTCACCTGTCAGCTTGTTATAGAAAAGGAAGGCTGTGAGATAGAGCTGGAGACGGATTAACAGGTGCATTCCTTTATGCCCAGCCTCCTGTAAAGGCTAATTACAGGACACCATCCAGTAAAGGCAGACTGTATTTGGTTTATGGACATAAAGACTATAAAGAGCTTCCAAAACCAATGAATGTCCGCAGGACGTATGGCTATAAGAAAGACTATCAAAAGCACCAAACCAGAGGTTAGTCTAAGGGCCCTATCCATAGTCATGGCTTACCTCCACGCATAAGATTATAAGAATATTCTAATTTACTTAAAAGCCTTAGTCAAGAGGTAAGGGAGGTTGTTTCAAAAATCCATCCTACTTAAGGACCTGTTCCCGCATCCTAAGCTTTATAATTTTCCTATGAGGCAGAAGGGCTTTACACTTATAGAGCTTTTGGTGGTTATCATCATCCTTGGTATATTGGCAGCCATAGTGGTTCCAAGGATAACAGGAAGGGTGGATGAGGCAAAGATTGAGGCTACCAAAGTTCAGATGAAGGCCATAAAGGATGCCTTGGAACAGTATAAACTTGACAACGGCTTTTATCCCACCACAGAACAAGGGCTAAAGGCCCTTGTGGAAAAACCCACCACACCACCCATACCCCAAAGGTGGAGGCAGTATCTGGACAAGCTTCCAAAGGATGCTTGGGACAGGGATTTTATATATATGTCTCCTGGGATAGGAAGGCCATATGAACTGAGGTCTATGGGGCCGGATGGAAAGGAAGGCACGGAAGACGATATAGATGTGTGGCAATAGGGGCTTTACCCTTCTTGAGCTTTTGGTGGCGCTTGTTGTGCTTGCAGTGGGCTTTTCTGTAGTCTTTGAAGTTTTATCCTTTGCAAGGCTTGAGTATTCAAATGCTTATGAACTTTCCGAAGACCTAATAAAGCTCAATAACGCTCTGGTGGAGGGAAAAACAGAAGGCTTGGAGGTGGAAAAGAAAAGCCTTGAGGATTATCCACAGCTGGAAGAGATAAGCTACAGGCTTGGGTCTGCGGAAGTATTTATCTATAAATTAAAAGATGAAAAGGGCCTTTACCCTCATTGAAGTGCTTTTAGCTTTGACCCTAATGGGCCTCTTTTTGGGCTTGCTTTCCTATAGCTTTTACTCTTCTTTGCGTAGCTCCTATCTTCTCTCCCAGTCTTCACAGCTCACAAAGGAAGAGATATTGCTCTTTTGGAACCTTCAAAGAAAGCTAATAGGCGCCACAGACCTTTACTTAAGAAAGGATGCTATCTTTATGATAACTTCCTCCGGGGATTACTATCAAGGCATAGTAAAGTGTGCATACATATACAAGGATGGCTGGCTCTATTACTATGAGTTTCCCTACCCTTATGGGGATATAGCCTTTTATGAGGAGGACAGACTTATAAAGCTTGGAAGGTTTAAGGACCTTTCCTTTAGGGCCTTTTCCAACGGAAGCTACTATGAGGAGTTTAAAGGGCTTCCTCAGTGGGTTGAACTGTTCTTTGAAGGGAAGCTTTTGAGGATAGGTTTACAATAATTAACATGCTTGTGTTTTATCCTTTAATTCTTTTACCACTTTTTGTGCTTATGTTATTGTATATTTGGATGGCTGAAGGTATTAAAATTGTGCCACCGGATTTAAAAAGGGAAAGCCTTCAAGTTTCAAGCCTTTTTTCAAAGTTTGAAAGCCTCTATCCAAAAAAGGAGGAAAAGCCCACATCCATTAAACTGCTTGCCACGGCTACAGGCTCTGTGCGCCTTGCCCTCATTGAAGTGGATGGCTCCACTCAAACTGTAAGGATAGGCTCAGAAGTAAAAGGCTACAGAGTAGTGGATATAGAAAGGAACTACATAGTCTTGTCAAGGGATAAGGATAGGCTTGCCATAGGCTTTAGCTTTAAATCTGGAGAGCCTTCTATGCAGGTCTCCAAATCCACATCTCCCACACCACAGGCCACAAAGAGCCTCCAAGCCAGCGTATCAAAAGAAGAACTCCAGCGCATCACCGCAGATCCTGGCGTAATGTTTAGGCAGATAAGGCTTGTGCCTTTTGTGCAGGAAGGAAGGACAAAGGGCTTTCTCTTTGAGTGGATAGAGCCCGGAAGCATCTTTGAAAGGGCTGGTATAAAACCAGGAGATGTGCTACTGTCTATAAACAACCAAGAGATAAAAAGCGGTGAGGACGCCTTTAGAATATTGCAGGTGCTAAGAAACGAAAACAGTATAAAATTGAACTTGCAGAGGGGCAGTGAAATTATAGAATTGCTTTTGAGGGTAGAAGGATGAAAAGGTTAATGGCGGTGTTTTTGCTTCTTTTCTTTTTTGTGCCTGCGTGGTCTCAGGATGCGGAGGCTATCCAAAAGCAGGCTCAAGAGCAAAAAAGGACTGGAAAGGTATTCCTTAACTTCCAAAATGCGGATATATCCCTTGTGGTAAAGTTCATGTCGGAGCTCACGGGCAAAAACATAGTGCTTGACCCCAACGTGAAGGGAACTATAACCATAAGCTCTGCCAAGCCTGTAAGTATTAAACAAGCCTGGGACCTTTTTGTTATGTCCCTTACCCTTCAAGGCTACGGTGTGGTGGAGGACAAAAACTTTGTGCGTATACTTCCCATAGCTCAGGCTGTGCCTCTGGCGGAGCCAAAAAGGCCTACCACTAGCGCAGATGTGATCCTTTACCTTTATACCGCAGAAAACACCCAAGCCCAACAGCTCCAGCAGGCCATACAGCCTTTTCTCTCTCCCTTTGCCAAAGTGGGAGTCCACACTCAGTCCAACACCCTCATAGTGGCAGACATTGCCAAAAACATAGAAAAGATAAAGGGTATACTCAAAGAGCTTGACTCTCCACAAAGAGGTCTAAAGGTAAAGCTCTATCCTCTCCAAAAGGCTAAGGCGGAAAATGTTTTGCAGAGCCTTCAGGGTGTGTTAAGCACCCTACAACAGCAAACTGGCGCGCCAAGTGTGGCCACAATAAGCAAAGATGCCAACGCCATAGTGGTGGTGGCAAGGGAAGACATTCAAGCCATAGTAGAAGAGATAATAAAAACCATAGACCAATCCACACAGACCATAGAAGACAGGAGCTTTTATGTAATTCCCTTAAAGTTCATATCGGCTGAGGAACTCCACAAAAGCCTTCAAAGCCTTCTTACTGGTGTTGTCCCTACTGTGGCCCAGCCTACTCCTCAATATCAAGTGCAACCGGTGGATATAAAAGGACTTGAAACGCCCTTGCAAAGGCCCAAGCAACCAACGCCACAGCCCCAGCCCATACCATCCATACAAACAAAAGAAGGCACACGCATAGGCTTTGATAGAGGAACCAACTCGGTGCTTATATATGCCACTCCACAAGAGTTTGAAAACCTAAAGGCCCTTATAGAAAAGCTTGATGTGAGAAGAAGGCAAGTGCTAATAGCTGCCTCTGTGGTGGAGATGTCTACAAGTAAGGCCTTGGATATTGGAGTGCGGTGGCAAGCTTTTGGTTCAAAGGGAGGCGCTGGCTTTGGTGTGGGAAGCCTTCAGGACATATACAGTTCAATGCTTACTGGCAACTTTGTCCTTGGCTTTATAAACAACGTAGGGAAAACCATCACCATAGGCGGTGTTAACCTCTTTTTCCCAGACTTGGTACTTCTCTTTTCCCTCTTGGAAAAGGGCACGGGCTTTAACCTTATCTCAAACCCAAAGGTGCTAACCCTTGACAACCAACCTGCGGAAATAAAAGTGGGCCAAGTAATACCCTACGCCTCCGGCGTAAAGTTTGATATAAACGGACAGCCCGTTATAACCTACGACTATAAGGAGGTGGGCCTGGACCTAAAAATTACACCCACCATAGCGGAGAACAACCTAAGGCTCACCATAAACCTACAGGTGCAGGAGATAGTGGACTTTATAAGGCCTCAAGTGGGACAGCTAAGCTATGCGGTGCCTATAACTTCTAACAGACAGGTCAACTCTGACGTGGTGGTGGAGAACGGACAGACCATCATAATAGGCGGGCTTATAAACAATAGGACCATAAGCACGGTGGAGGGTGTGCCGGGCCTAAAGGATATTCCACTTTTGGGAAGGCTTTTTAGAAGAGATACCAAAACGGAGGATAAGGTTTCCCTCTTTATATTCTTAACTCCCTACGTGATAGAAAAGCCAGAGGACCTAAGCAAGATAACCCAAGAACATCAAAAACTGGCAGATGAATTAAGAAAACTTTTAGAAAAGCAGGAAAAGAATGAGAAAGCTAAGCCTTAAATTTCTGTTTTTATACATCTTTTTGAGTCTTTTACTTTTCTTTGTGCTTCTTTTTTTAACACTTCCCAAGTTTTTGGTCCTTGATAAGATGCTTTTGAAGAACGGTTTATACCTGACGGCGCAAAAAGTGGAAGAGGGACTTACCTATGTGAAGTTAAAGGGTGTGGTCCTTTATGACCAGAACTCCAAGCTCGTGCGCTTTGATTCTTTTAACATAAGCCTTTCTCCCTTTGGGCTTAGCCTTTCTGGTTTATGCGATGGGAAGAGCCTTTATGTGGAGTGGTCCTTGGGTGAAAAAAGATTAAAGGCTAAAGACTTTACCTGCCTTGGAGATGTGGAAAGCTTATCCGGAGATATACTTATCAAGGATGGCCTTTATGGCAAGCTGGAGATAAAGGGATTGAAGGCTCAAGAGCTAAAGCTGGAAGAACTAAGCCTTGACCTCAAAGGTAGGGTCTTTACGGCAAAAGGAAGGGCCATGGGCCTTAACTTAGTAGGCGATGGACAGATAGTTTTTAACCCTTCAAACCCCCTAAAATCCACCATAAACGGCCAAGTCTCCGGTGGTGGTATGAGGCTTGTTATAAGCGGTAGGCTTGAAAGGCTTGAAGTAAAGAGGTAAAATTTTCTCAATGGACGCCAAAATTCTGGTAAACGGTAAAGAGGTAAGGCTAAAGGACTATCCCAAAAGGGTGCTTTATAACCTACTTGTGGGTTATGTAAAGAGCCTAAACCTTGAGGAAGAGCCAAGAGAGATTGAGGTGTATGTCAAGCTCAAAGAAGAGGATTGTAGAAAGTCTTAGCTTTGAGGTTCAAGAAGAGCATGAGGGCCTAAGGCTTGACCAGTTTTTGGCAAAGGTCTATCCAGACTTTTCAAGGAGCTACCATCAAAGGCTCATTGAAGAGGGATATGTATACTTGGATGGAAAAGTTTTAGACAAGCCGAGCAAAAGGCTAAAAGTTGGCCAGCGTGTGGAGCTTTTGGTGCCAGAGCCAGAGCCTTTGGAGGTCCTACCAGAAAACATACCACTGGATATAATCTACGAGGATGAACATATACTTGTGCTTATAAAGCCTTGCGGCCTTGTGGTCCATCCCTCCCCAGGCTACACCTCTGGAACCCTTGTCAATGCACTTTTATACCATGTTAAAAACCTCTCCTCCATAGGCGGTGTGGAAAGGCCCGGCATAGTGCATAGGCTTGACAAAAACACCATGGGCCTTATGGTGGTGGCAAAGACGGACATAGCCCACAGAGGCCTCTCAGAGCAGCTCAAAGAAAGGAAAGTAGAAAAGCTCTATAGGGCCCTTGTTAAGGGCCTGCCAGAAAGGGATTACTACATAATAGAGGCACCCATAGGGAGGCACCAGACAGACAGAAAAAAGTTTGCCATAAGGGAGGAGGGAAAGCCTGCCAAAAGTGAGGTTTGGGTGTTGGAGAGATTTTACCGCCAGGGCATAAGCCTTTTGAAGGTAAAGATACACACGGGCAGGACACACCAGATAAGGGTCCATCTCTCTTCTCTTGGCTTTCCCATCCTTGGAGATACCACCTATGGCTTCAAGAGAAGCTCGGTAGACAAAAGGGTCCTTGAAAAAATAGGAGATTGCCACATGCTTTTGAGCTATTATCTTGCCTTTGAACATCCTATAGAAAAAAGGTGGATGAGCTTTCAGATAGAGGACCCAAAACCCTTCAGAGATGTTTTAGAACTCATAAAGTATTTGGAGGAAGAGGGCTCTTAGCCTCTCAATGGCACCTTTCCCACCAAGGGCCTCCCTTAGCCTTTTAAAATCCTCCCTCATAGACTCTCTTAGCTTTTCATCTTCCAAAAGGCTTTTTACCTTTATGCACAGCTCCTCCGGACTCCTTTGTATGAACTCTGGCACCACTTCCCTTTGTAGTATGAGGTTTGTGAGGGCCACATAGTTTACCTTTACCAAAAGCCTTCCCCAAAGGTAGGTGATGGGATTGACCCTGTAGAAGACCACATGGGGAGAGCCAAGCATGCTTGCCTCCAACTCTGCGGTCCCGCTGGCAAGCAATGTAAAATGTGCATAG
Proteins encoded in this region:
- the gltB gene encoding glutamate synthase large subunit produces the protein MELLEYDSCGVGFVCNIKGEKSHQIVSWGIRAVKNLTHRGAVGGDGKTGDGAGVLIEVPRRFFADFIDKEGLELSSLENLAVGAVFLYEDVRPQIEEYIRKSPFSLVGWREVPVDKSAVGESALKVMPKIFHLLLDTEKCDPERRELELYILRRRIETDKKIKDKVYFASLSSKTLVYKGMLVAPQLDVFYPELRDERIESSFCLFHQRYSTNTFPNWKLAQPFRYLAHNGEINTLLGNRNWMRALEHELQHEVFGDNIKLVRPLVYNDESDSASLDRVFELLLLVGYSPEHAINMLIPPAWEGMPWLSKEVRDFFEYQSLLMKPWDGPASIAFTDGKKIGAHLDRNGLRPARYVLTEDGILVLGSEVGMVDLEDRKVLKKGRLGPGDTLVVDLSKGEVKETEQILKELASKKPYGEWLEKHLVRLWKIVKDYNLPEPKEDPERIRKLVAFGYTQEEIKHVLTPMAEEGKEVTFSMGDDTPIPPLSEKPVLLFRYFKQRFAQVTNPPIDPIRERSVMSLKMNLGHKRNFLKEDEEHAKRLQIESPILLPYQFKALMEQKDFKVAWVPMTYPKERSYCVVELQDLAGERRITDILYDAMYEGISICDLRLGVEIVCRRVEEAVREGANIVVLSDRNISKHRLAVPSLLAVSAVFKWLSDRGLANRVSIVVETGEARDTHHMACLIGYGASAIYPYLMYELIGELCQKGEIKVPYDKALFNYKKALEDGLLKIMSKMGISTLNSYQGAKIFDTVCLNRDFVEEYFPGTPTTLESDGIFEIQNSLLARHDAAYETDSPQLDYGGDMKFRKGGQYHAWSPFVVRALHKFLETKDYKDYKEFSRIANEEHPTFIRHLLDYKRAEKPIPIEEVEPVESILKRFVTGGMSLGALSPEAHEVIAEACNRLGMKSNSGEGGEDPARYWTIKNSAIKQVASGRFGVTPTYLASAKDIEIKIAQGAKPGEGGQLPGKKVNEYIARLRHAQPGITLISPPPHHDIYSIEDLAQLINDLKESNPQAKVCVKLVAETGVGTIAAGVAKAYADIVQISGAEGGTGASPYSSIKNAGNYWEIGLSETQRVLMENNLRDKVRLRVDGGMRTGKDVIIAALLGAEEFGFGTAAMIAEGCVMARLCHTNQCPTGVATQDPKYREKFKGKVENVMAYFRAVAQEVREILAEMGVRSLDEIIGRRDLLDIKTYDHIPGSKRVKLEEFLKEGYPKDKPLRCMQERNDNPRRSDLAKRLEEEVLPYIERGERFYGEYTIRNVDRSVPTRLAYYIALKYRDEGLPEDTIQLVFKGTAGQSFGAFNHKGMSLTLIGDANDYVGKGMYGGRIVIRPYDVEDTQNHVIMGNTCLYGATGGELYASGKAGERFAVRNSGAMAVVEGAGMHCCEYMTGGVVVVLGPVGMNFGAGMTGGYAYVLDEDIDLKINKDYVITRELLDAEREELRGLIEKHAGYTQSPWAKHILENWEDFVERFRKVMPIEQCKRDPYGITDQCEIEVQK
- a CDS encoding MFS transporter, which produces MRAVRLFSFALYDSGETILGALLFSTLYPLYITQHIDVKTYSTLYGLAFLLSFFIALRLSKVADYRGLRKTFFSLFSLLIPLVCFALYLSFHSVELNFLLYLLLAIIHQQAMLFYNSLLKIFETKGTASGLGVALGYVGSAVALILFAPRLSLPTAFIFIALIFFLLSLPSLIYLTEPKERQIISIREVLKDKNFLLTMASMLLLMELANTMIAMMGVYLREVYGLKEGEIYRTIGLSAIGGVLGGLLWGRLTDRISANRLFPFGFFLWSAFLILLFFTPRSMILLLGLFAGLSLSHLWTTSRVLLIEKFTKGDIAIRFSFYSLSERIASSLGLLSWSLLLYLTGGNYRLSALLMLVFPILGFVIYKLSNRRPQIYGF
- a CDS encoding tRNA (adenosine(37)-N6)-threonylcarbamoyltransferase complex dimerization subunit type 1 TsaB; translation: MRLLSLDTSFSFINLTLIEDGKVVLHHYVDDGKKTLEHLPSLLKSLGVEPEHMDAFAVSLGVGYLTSLRIGITFMKTLAYLTKKPIVGYENLYMMCHFLKREGEFCVALKVSNQIFCRRCKDGKIGEIEVLKSLPESIKVVGLSGQGLGDISLEFFPFSLYGGLWAYKRLMEGYGGDNPVLLEPIYLRPPV
- a CDS encoding site-specific DNA-methyltransferase, whose translation is MEGRHKARLIIGDSRSMAEVKDGEVDLIITSPPYWHLKDYGVKGQIGYGQTLHEYLTDLYMVWKECFRVLREGGRLCINIGDQFSRAVVYGRYKVIPIHAEIISQCESIGFDYLGSIIWQKKTTMNTTGGAVVMGSFPYPPNGIVEIDYEFILIFKKPGKNKIVPKEIKEASKLTKEEWKEYFSGHWRFAGAKKIGHEAMFPEELPKRLIKMFSFVGDTVLDPFLGSGTTMKVAMELNRKAIGYEINKEFLSLILSKIGDANQIDIIEREVDIVNKPPIEYLPRIKDAKPLIEPKSFNFNGERLYKVIRILNEETIETNTGLNIKFLGVKVIDRERTLKYLKDYILGKEIFIRNYQVLDEHTVKAYVYLKNKIFVNAYLLKSGLALPDLSENHLYKKKFIKLWQEVSSGERVDT